In Chloroflexota bacterium, the sequence CACGGGCGTCTTGGCGATGGCTTGGCCGATGACCTCTAACGGCAGATCATCGGCCGATTTGAAGCGGACGCAAGACTTGCCCATGTCCAGCTTCTTGCCGCTGGCCTTGTAGGCCTTCCTAAACCACTCGTCCGTAGCCTTGTCCCCGTAGACGTTGTTCAGGTAGAGGGCCATGTAGTGCTTCTGGGAGGCCAGGCAGGCATAAGGCAGGGGAACGTCCTTCTTGCCCAGGTAGCCCTTGGGGTAGAGGGAGAGCGGCACGCAATAGCCAAGCATCCCGTAGGAGATGCCCTCCTCGTAGCCCTTGGGCAAGTTCTTTATGATGATCTTTCGCACCGCCTCGATCTCCTTCCGGCGCTCAGGAGACAGGCCGTCTAGGTATTCCTTCACTGTTTTAGCGCTGCTGGCGACCATGACGCCTTCCACCCTTCCTTGCTGGAGATGAGAGGCGTCTATTGTAGCCCTCACGGGAAGGTCTGCTACAATCCCCCGGCCAACGGAGATCCAAGGGGCATCCGGTGAAGTTCGGCATCGTCTTCCCCACTTACTTCTCCTTCTGCACCAAGGAGTTCATGCTTCGCGCCTCCCGGCGGATAGAGGCCCTTGGCTATGACTCCATTTGGTTCCCGGACCACCTGGCGATCCCGGAAGGCGGCAACGGCTACCTGCCCTCCTACGAGTGGCCGGAGCCGCTTACGCTAGCCGCGTACCTAGCGGCGCGCACCGAGCGGCTCCGCATCGGGTGGGACGTGCTGGTTACGCCGTACCGCAGTCCCTTTCTGATGGCGAAGAGCATCGCCACTCTTGACCTGCTGACGGAGGGGCGCGTCATCGTCGGCCTTGGCGTGGGCCACCTCGAATCGGAGTTTCGCGGCCTGGGCATACCCTTCGCCAAGCGCGGCGATATCACCAACGAGTACATCGAAATCATGCAGGCGCTGTGGACCAAGCAGAGGGCAAGCTACTCCGGCTCCACCTTCACCTTCGCCGACCTGCGCGCCGAGCCCAAGCCCTTCCAAAAACCGCATCCGCCCGTCTGGATCGGCGGGAATAGCCCGCCTGCTCTCCGCCGCGCCGCCAGGCTGGGCCAGGGCTGGCACCCGATGCACCCGCTCCCCGACGAGCTCAGGAGAGGCGTCGCCGCCATCCGCGCGGCGCGCAAGGAGCATCGGCGCAGGGGGCCCTTCACCTTCTCCTACAGCTGCCCCTGGATGACGCTGACCAGAGCGCCGCTGGGCGCCGAGCGGACGTTCCTCTCAGGGAGCCTCGACCAAGTTGTGGGAGACTTGCGAGAGCTGAAATCGGCGGGCTGTTCGTACGCCGTCCTGCGCCTGGGGAGGAACCCAAAGAGCGGCCGGGAGATGATGGAGGCCGTTGAGCTCTTCGGCAAAAAGGGTCTGCCCCTTTTTGAATGACCTCGTGCTCACCGCTCTCGGAAGGCCACTGCCGATGCCAGAAGCTCCTTGATGGCCCCCGCTTTGATGTCCTTTGTCGAGCGGACAAGCACATAACGCGTCTGCTTGGTCGTCCCTTGCAGGATGCCTGCG encodes:
- a CDS encoding DUF1801 domain-containing protein — encoded protein: MVASSAKTVKEYLDGLSPERRKEIEAVRKIIIKNLPKGYEEGISYGMLGYCVPLSLYPKGYLGKKDVPLPYACLASQKHYMALYLNNVYGDKATDEWFRKAYKASGKKLDMGKSCVRFKSADDLPLEVIGQAIAKTPVQTYIERYEAARKK
- a CDS encoding LLM class F420-dependent oxidoreductase, producing the protein MKFGIVFPTYFSFCTKEFMLRASRRIEALGYDSIWFPDHLAIPEGGNGYLPSYEWPEPLTLAAYLAARTERLRIGWDVLVTPYRSPFLMAKSIATLDLLTEGRVIVGLGVGHLESEFRGLGIPFAKRGDITNEYIEIMQALWTKQRASYSGSTFTFADLRAEPKPFQKPHPPVWIGGNSPPALRRAARLGQGWHPMHPLPDELRRGVAAIRAARKEHRRRGPFTFSYSCPWMTLTRAPLGAERTFLSGSLDQVVGDLRELKSAGCSYAVLRLGRNPKSGREMMEAVELFGKKGLPLFE